A stretch of the Syntrophorhabdales bacterium genome encodes the following:
- a CDS encoding NAD(P)-dependent oxidoreductase — translation MAGSTVVFAEEDTLFRLMETALNRTVAPQAERALHYFFGEDIRGPVDYLKNLKTTIGLPEDIRGVICEDEERLGELGRDADFLVVERAVITRDMLERWRGRLKLIQKFGSDYRDIDTVAAREMGIPVANLLRLSTISVAEHVILMLLALARNIVKAHHAALARRDANDGSRSEGPPKVLFNWGKVPHIQLLSGKTLGLIGFGENGQQVAWRAHALGMKIRYFQRNRAARDIECSTGARYVPDLIHLMEGCDFISIHVPYGPQTERMITYDVLTHMKPGACFVNIARGGLVDERGLYRILSEKRIAGAALDVYRWEPVPADSPLLTLDTVVWSTHNAGGAPEFMLEESRAVLQNIARVLKGQEPEGWVNRP, via the coding sequence ATGGCTGGTTCGACCGTTGTTTTTGCCGAGGAGGATACGCTCTTCCGACTAATGGAAACTGCTCTCAACAGGACAGTGGCGCCGCAGGCGGAAAGGGCCCTTCACTATTTCTTCGGAGAAGATATACGTGGGCCGGTCGACTACTTGAAGAATCTCAAGACAACCATCGGCCTTCCTGAAGATATCAGGGGCGTGATCTGCGAAGATGAAGAGAGGTTGGGAGAGTTGGGAAGAGATGCTGACTTTCTGGTCGTGGAACGCGCAGTGATCACGCGTGACATGCTCGAGAGATGGAGGGGCCGTCTCAAGCTCATTCAGAAATTCGGCTCCGACTACAGGGACATTGATACCGTGGCTGCAAGAGAAATGGGAATACCTGTGGCTAACCTTCTTCGCCTGAGTACCATCTCGGTTGCGGAACACGTGATTCTTATGCTCCTGGCCTTAGCCCGCAATATCGTGAAGGCACATCATGCAGCTTTAGCTCGCCGTGACGCCAACGACGGATCAAGGTCTGAGGGGCCTCCCAAGGTTCTCTTCAATTGGGGGAAGGTTCCACATATCCAGCTGCTCTCCGGTAAGACACTCGGGCTCATCGGCTTTGGAGAGAATGGTCAGCAGGTGGCCTGGCGGGCTCACGCGCTCGGGATGAAGATCAGGTATTTTCAAAGAAACAGGGCTGCCAGAGACATCGAATGTTCAACAGGTGCTCGGTACGTGCCTGACCTCATCCACTTGATGGAGGGGTGTGATTTCATCTCTATTCACGTACCGTATGGCCCTCAGACAGAGAGGATGATCACGTATGACGTCCTCACCCACATGAAGCCGGGCGCCTGTTTTGTCAACATAGCACGCGGCGGGCTGGTCGACGAAAGGGGGCTTTACAGAATCCTCAGCGAGAAAAGAATAGCCGGTGCTGCACTCGACGTCTACCGGTGGGAGCCGGTCCCTGCCGACAGTCCTCTTCTCACCCTCGATACGGTTGTCTGGTCAACCCATAATGCAGGCGGCGCCCCTGAGTTTATGCTGGAAGAATCGCGTGCCGTACTTCAAAATATTGCGCGGGTGCTCAAGGGGCAAGAGCCGGAAGGTTGGGTCAATAGGCCGTGA
- a CDS encoding amino acid synthesis family protein translates to MEIRKIVTVVEDILYDGGKKIEKPVRKVAALAVIKNPYAGKFQEDLASLIDNGETLGKILGERAVAALEGRKPESYGKAAIVGEQGEYEHAAALLHPKLGTPLRAAVGGGKAIIPSVKKIGRMGDEIDVPLHYKDAAFVRSHFDGMTVSINDAPKADEIVVVIAVTDGGRPHPRVGGLTKSEAKGEDGLR, encoded by the coding sequence ATGGAAATTAGAAAGATCGTGACGGTTGTTGAAGATATTCTGTACGATGGCGGCAAGAAGATCGAGAAGCCGGTTCGGAAGGTGGCTGCCCTGGCAGTCATCAAGAATCCGTATGCGGGCAAATTCCAGGAAGATCTTGCAAGCCTTATCGACAACGGCGAAACACTCGGGAAGATTCTCGGAGAGAGGGCAGTTGCTGCGCTTGAAGGAAGAAAACCTGAGAGCTATGGCAAGGCGGCCATTGTGGGAGAGCAGGGAGAGTACGAACACGCGGCTGCGCTGCTGCATCCTAAACTGGGCACGCCCCTTCGAGCCGCTGTGGGTGGGGGAAAGGCCATCATTCCATCTGTGAAGAAGATCGGCAGGATGGGCGACGAGATCGATGTGCCTCTTCACTATAAAGACGCGGCCTTCGTCCGGTCACACTTCGACGGAATGACGGTCTCGATCAACGACGCGCCAAAAGCGGACGAGATTGTTGTGGTGATCGCAGTCACCGATGGTGGAAGACCGCATCCGAGGGTGGGAGGATTGACGAAGTCTGAAGCTAAAGGCGAGGATGGTCTGCGCTGA
- a CDS encoding nuclease-related domain-containing protein, with translation MVSILSGLIPLFVFLGNVLILYGLFCWHGSRRINVRSPLTRNLLRSPGQFLIKQTEDLTLDLECHTVMMAVMPLLLYSSYLSLRYFGAAAEARQTWVIYALLGVASTVYYGHKICGLLTQRQAYRLGLDCEMAVGQELNNLMSEGYRVYHDVPGQGFNIDHVLVGHNGVFAVETKGRSKPVTGSVTVVYDGRTLRFPDRITTDYLDQARRQAKWLSRQLCEITGEAVPVQPVLVVPGWYVERARRGDVLVLNGRGDCNFIVNQWSSARLSRDLIQKISNILEQACRDVAPITCRQEAPKQQRPSEVLARIGPMGRLDKASGH, from the coding sequence ATGGTATCCATTCTCAGCGGGCTCATACCTTTGTTTGTCTTTCTTGGCAATGTCCTGATCCTTTACGGACTATTTTGCTGGCACGGCTCTAGAAGAATAAATGTCCGGTCCCCGCTGACACGAAATCTGCTCCGGTCGCCAGGCCAGTTTCTCATTAAACAAACTGAGGATCTCACTCTCGACCTCGAGTGTCATACAGTCATGATGGCCGTTATGCCGCTCCTTCTCTACTCTTCGTATCTTTCGCTGCGCTATTTTGGGGCTGCAGCAGAGGCCCGACAGACGTGGGTTATCTATGCTCTTCTCGGCGTAGCCTCTACCGTCTACTACGGTCACAAGATATGCGGATTGCTGACACAAAGACAGGCGTATCGTCTCGGTCTTGACTGTGAGATGGCAGTTGGCCAGGAACTGAACAACCTCATGAGCGAAGGCTATCGCGTTTATCACGATGTCCCTGGTCAAGGTTTCAATATCGACCATGTGCTCGTAGGGCACAACGGTGTCTTCGCTGTTGAGACCAAGGGGCGTTCAAAGCCTGTCACGGGAAGTGTCACGGTCGTCTACGATGGTCGCACGTTGAGGTTCCCTGATCGCATAACGACTGACTACCTCGACCAGGCAAGGAGACAGGCGAAATGGCTCTCACGGCAGCTGTGTGAGATCACGGGCGAAGCCGTGCCGGTGCAGCCGGTTCTTGTAGTCCCCGGATGGTATGTGGAAAGGGCAAGACGCGGTGACGTGCTCGTACTCAACGGCAGAGGTGATTGCAACTTTATTGTCAACCAATGGAGTTCTGCCAGGCTGTCAAGAGATCTCATCCAAAAAATAAGCAACATTCTCGAGCAGGCGTGCAGGGATGTAGCCCCGATAACGTGCAGGCAGGAAGCACCAAAGCAGCAGAGGCCATCAGAGGTTCTTGCCAGGATTGGCCCTATGGGGCGCCTGGACAAGGCCTCCGGTCACTGA